The DNA region ATTTTCTTAAAGGCATCCACGGCGCTGTTGCCCCTAGCCCCGGCGGGGTCGTCCCTAGGCCCAACCACGATGAAGAAGTTGTAGGCAATTACATCCCTGCATTTCAGAGTCCCGTTCTTCAAGTACTGAGCCTCAAGCGATGGGGCGTGGACTATGACCACATCGACATCGCCCCTCTGCGCCATTTGAAGCGCTTGGCCAGTGCCCACCGCCGTGTAGCGCACCTCCACGTCGTAGCCCCTTGCCCTTGCCCACTTCTCGAAATCCGGGATCAACACGTCGAGAAGCCCCGTGTCCTTCACGCTAGTGGTAGTAGCCATGTATACGATGTAGCGCACAGGCGTAGAGGTCTGGGGGGAAGAAGACGTAGTCTGTTGCATAGGCTGTGTGTTGGCAGAGGGCGCCCCGCCGGTCTGCTGGGTCGTGCCGGGCTCGGCCTTAGGCGACGATGCGATGAGCCAGATGAGCGCCGCTACTACAACCAATGTGGCGGCTAACCCCAGCACAGCACTTGGTTTCATGGGGGAAAGGAAATTAATCTAGTTTTTATACACTTCTCCAAGACGCCCAGTTAACATATTAAAATGGCAAATAACCTAGAAGGGTATGGATTGGTGGTCTATAGCTCTCTCTCCTCGTCTTTGGTTTTTCCTATTGATGTTCGCGCTGTCGGGGGGCGTCTTATTGACGGTAGTTTGGTTTGAGAGAAAGGCAGCTGCGAGGGTTCAAATGAGGGTTGGGCCGTATCACGTGTCGCCATGGTCTGGGGGGTATCTGCAACTTCTGGCAGACGCCTTCAAGTTCATTATAAGCGAGCCGATTGTGCCCCGCGGAGCGCACAAGGTGCTATTTGTCTGGGGCCCGCCGCTCTTTGTAACGCTCGCCTTCGGCGCCTCGCTACTCCTCCCGCTGACTCCCGAACTTAGGCTTATAAAAGACCCCGCTCTTTTGCCCTACGGCCTTATCTTTTCTCTTGTAGTTCTCCTCCTGGTGTCCATATCTGTGGTCATCATAGGCTGGTCTGTGAATAACAAATTTGCCTACGTAGGCGCGGCGCGCGAGGCCCTTCTGGTAGCCGCCTACGAGCTTCCTCTTATACTCTCCTTCTTGGCCATGGCGGTGCTGTACGGCACGTTGAACCCACTGGAGATTGTGAACAAGCAGAGCTTGCTTGTGGGCGCCTTGTGGAACCCCCTC from Pyrobaculum arsenaticum DSM 13514 includes:
- a CDS encoding substrate-binding domain-containing protein, whose protein sequence is MKPSAVLGLAATLVVVAALIWLIASSPKAEPGTTQQTGGAPSANTQPMQQTTSSSPQTSTPVRYIVYMATTTSVKDTGLLDVLIPDFEKWARARGYDVEVRYTAVGTGQALQMAQRGDVDVVIVHAPSLEAQYLKNGTLKCRDVIAYNFFIVVGPRDDPAGARGNSAVDAFKKIAEAGAKGKAKFVSRGDKSGTNLKEIDLWKQAIGRVPDPQSDKWYISAGAGMGQTLQLANQEAAYTLSDTGTWYRFQDKLPALDVIVAAAPDLINIYSFEIVKPSPVTKLMAEYMLTRGQEIIGNLTVAEKQLFIPITRADPQPLQWMKDLNALFGPSCVK
- the nuoH gene encoding NADH-quinone oxidoreductase subunit NuoH codes for the protein MDWWSIALSPRLWFFLLMFALSGGVLLTVVWFERKAAARVQMRVGPYHVSPWSGGYLQLLADAFKFIISEPIVPRGAHKVLFVWGPPLFVTLAFGASLLLPLTPELRLIKDPALLPYGLIFSLVVLLLVSISVVIIGWSVNNKFAYVGAAREALLVAAYELPLILSFLAMAVLYGTLNPLEIVNKQSLLVGALWNPLAFLVFIIATAMATARFPFEIADYEGDLATGPYSDYGGIFLVLSFAGGTYYATFSYSFLASLLFLGGWALPGFSAGPWPQDIIGNLILAIWVYVKVVALMFFFAFLRAAMPVLRLDHTLALGWRGLLLLGMAGVVWSVVLRLVGVAP